One Georgenia wutianyii DNA segment encodes these proteins:
- a CDS encoding DUF3046 domain-containing protein produces MKHSEFRQALEDTFGSAYGRTLAAELVLVPLGNRTAAQALADGLAPQQVWDAVCQEMELGELVRWRHRGTLDPKRR; encoded by the coding sequence GTGAAGCACTCGGAGTTCCGGCAGGCGCTGGAGGACACCTTCGGCTCGGCGTACGGCCGCACCCTCGCCGCCGAGCTCGTCCTCGTGCCGCTGGGTAACCGGACGGCCGCCCAGGCGCTCGCCGACGGCCTCGCGCCGCAGCAGGTGTGGGACGCCGTGTGCCAGGAGATGGAGCTCGGTGAGCTCGTGCGCTGGCGCCACCGCGGGACGCTGGACCCGAAGCGTCGCTGA
- the recA gene encoding recombinase RecA yields MAAPVADRSKALEAALSQIDRQFGKGSIMRLGDDTRPPVAVIPTGSVALDVALGIGGLPRGRVVEIYGPESSGKTTVALHAVANAQRAGGIAAFIDAEHALDPEYAKKLGVDTDALLVSQPDTGEQALEIMDMLIRSGAIDIVVIDSVAALVPKAEIEGEMGDSHVGLQARLMSQALRKITGALSASGTTAIFINQLREKIGVFFGSPETTTGGKALKFYASIRIDVRRIETLKEGAVPVGNRTRAKIVKNKMAPPFKQAEFDIVYGQGISREGGLLDLGVEHGIVRKSGAWFTYEGDQLGQGKENSRRFLKDNPELAEEIEKKILDKLGIGKSAEAKDGAEAEVDF; encoded by the coding sequence ATGGCCGCTCCCGTAGCAGACCGCAGCAAGGCCCTGGAGGCCGCGCTCAGCCAGATCGACCGCCAGTTCGGCAAGGGCTCGATCATGCGGCTGGGGGACGACACCCGTCCGCCCGTCGCCGTCATCCCCACCGGGTCGGTGGCCCTGGACGTCGCCCTCGGCATCGGCGGACTGCCCCGCGGGCGCGTCGTCGAGATCTACGGCCCGGAGTCCTCCGGCAAGACGACCGTCGCCCTCCACGCGGTGGCCAACGCGCAGCGGGCCGGCGGGATCGCCGCCTTCATCGACGCGGAGCACGCGCTGGACCCGGAGTACGCCAAGAAGCTCGGCGTCGACACCGACGCCCTCCTCGTCTCCCAGCCGGACACCGGTGAGCAGGCGCTGGAGATCATGGACATGCTGATCCGCTCCGGCGCGATCGACATCGTCGTCATCGACTCGGTCGCCGCGCTCGTGCCCAAGGCCGAGATCGAGGGCGAGATGGGTGACTCCCACGTCGGTCTGCAGGCGCGCCTCATGTCCCAGGCGCTGCGCAAGATCACCGGCGCGCTGTCCGCCTCGGGCACCACCGCGATCTTCATCAACCAGCTCCGCGAGAAGATCGGCGTGTTCTTCGGCTCGCCCGAGACCACCACCGGTGGCAAGGCGCTGAAGTTCTACGCCTCGATCCGGATCGACGTCCGCCGCATCGAGACCCTCAAGGAGGGCGCCGTCCCGGTGGGCAACCGCACCCGGGCCAAGATCGTCAAGAACAAGATGGCCCCGCCCTTCAAGCAGGCCGAGTTCGACATCGTCTACGGCCAGGGCATCTCGCGCGAGGGTGGCCTGCTCGACCTCGGCGTCGAGCACGGCATCGTGCGCAAGTCCGGTGCCTGGTTCACCTACGAGGGCGACCAGCTCGGCCAGGGCAAGGAGAACTCCCGTCGCTTCCTCAAGGACAACCCCGAGCTCGCCGAGGAGATCGAGAAGAAGATCCTCGACAAGCTCGGCATCGGCAAGTCCGCCGAGGCGAAGGACGGCGCGGAGGCCGAGGTCGACTTCTGA
- a CDS encoding regulatory protein RecX has translation MLLRQLAAAPRSRSQLAGKLASRDVPEELAEALLDRFEEVGLVDDAAYAEMLVRTRHEERGLARRALAHELRLKGVSPEVAEQALEQIDDEDEVTTAVALAVRKARTTRGLDPVKRRRRLAGMLARKGYPPGVVMRAVEEALGGEGEDPGGEDLQ, from the coding sequence ATCCTCCTGCGCCAGCTCGCCGCCGCCCCGCGCAGCCGGTCCCAGCTCGCCGGGAAGCTCGCCTCCCGGGACGTCCCGGAGGAGCTGGCCGAGGCTCTCCTCGACCGGTTCGAGGAGGTCGGGCTCGTCGACGACGCCGCGTACGCCGAGATGCTCGTCCGTACCCGGCACGAGGAGCGTGGCCTGGCCCGGCGGGCGCTCGCCCACGAGTTGCGCCTCAAGGGCGTGAGCCCCGAGGTCGCCGAGCAGGCGCTCGAGCAGATCGACGACGAGGACGAGGTCACCACGGCGGTCGCGCTCGCCGTGCGCAAGGCGCGGACGACTCGCGGCCTGGACCCGGTGAAGCGGCGCCGCCGCCTCGCCGGGATGCTCGCCCGCAAGGGCTACCCTCCCGGCGTCGTCATGCGCGCGGTCGAGGAGGCCCTCGGCGGCGAGGGGGAGGACCCGGGCGGGGAGGACCTGCAGTGA
- a CDS encoding amino acid ABC transporter ATP-binding protein: MRAVEKHFGDLHVLKTINLTVHRGEVVVVIGPSGSGKSTLCRTINRLETIDSGEILVDGTPLPEEGKALAKLRADVGMVFQSFNLFAHKSVLDNVTLGPIKVRGMKSKEAKDHAMDLLRRVGVADQAAKLPAQLSGGQQQRVAIARALAMQPKVMLFDEPTSALDPEMINEVLDVMTELARSGMTMVVVTHEMGFARRAADRVVFMDQGEIVEEKDPETFFTAPESDRAKDFLGKILTH; the protein is encoded by the coding sequence ATGCGGGCAGTCGAGAAGCACTTCGGGGACCTGCACGTCCTCAAGACCATCAACCTCACCGTGCACCGCGGCGAGGTCGTCGTCGTCATCGGCCCCTCGGGGTCGGGCAAGTCGACGCTGTGCCGCACGATCAACCGGCTCGAGACGATCGACTCCGGCGAGATCCTCGTCGACGGGACCCCGCTTCCCGAGGAGGGCAAGGCCCTCGCCAAGCTGCGGGCCGACGTCGGGATGGTCTTCCAGTCCTTCAACCTCTTCGCCCACAAGTCGGTCCTCGACAACGTGACCCTCGGCCCGATCAAGGTCCGCGGCATGAAGAGCAAGGAGGCCAAGGACCACGCGATGGACCTCCTGCGTCGCGTGGGGGTGGCCGACCAGGCCGCCAAGCTCCCCGCCCAGCTCTCCGGCGGCCAGCAGCAGCGTGTGGCGATCGCCCGCGCCCTGGCCATGCAGCCCAAGGTCATGCTCTTCGACGAGCCGACCTCCGCGCTGGACCCGGAGATGATCAACGAGGTCCTCGACGTCATGACCGAGCTCGCACGCTCGGGCATGACGATGGTCGTCGTCACCCACGAGATGGGCTTCGCACGGAGGGCGGCGGACCGCGTCGTCTTCATGGACCAGGGCGAGATCGTCGAGGAGAAGGACCCCGAGACGTTCTTCACCGCCCCCGAGTCGGACCGCGCCAAGGACTTCCTCGGCAAGATCCTCACCCACTGA
- a CDS encoding amino acid ABC transporter permease, translated as MSTTLFDAPGPRMRRRILVANIIGALVLLALLTWAVVGLAGKGQFTAQKWEPFLTANVWENFFLPGLLATLKAAFLAIIGAHLFALVFGLGRLSQLAPVRWASGAVVEFFRAVPVLIMMIFLYFWFTRSGVVPASEGPLWAVVVALTLYNGSVIAELLRSGVVSLPRGQREAALTIGLRHGQSLRLVELPQAMLAMLPSMVSQLVVILKDSALGYIITYTELLRAARLVGSNFGNLLPALLVAAVIFILINWMLTTLAERTASRMRARTAGPVRVGAPSAVPQSAGGSH; from the coding sequence ATGAGCACCACCCTCTTCGACGCCCCCGGCCCCCGCATGCGGCGCCGCATCCTCGTGGCCAACATCATCGGGGCGCTCGTCCTCCTCGCGCTCCTCACCTGGGCGGTCGTCGGCCTCGCGGGCAAGGGCCAGTTCACCGCGCAGAAGTGGGAGCCGTTCCTCACGGCGAACGTCTGGGAGAACTTCTTCCTCCCCGGGCTGCTGGCCACCCTCAAGGCGGCGTTCCTCGCCATCATCGGCGCCCACCTCTTCGCACTCGTCTTCGGCCTGGGGCGCCTGTCCCAGCTCGCACCGGTGCGGTGGGCGTCCGGCGCCGTCGTGGAGTTCTTCCGCGCCGTGCCGGTGCTGATCATGATGATCTTCCTGTACTTCTGGTTCACCCGGAGCGGCGTGGTGCCTGCGTCCGAGGGCCCGCTCTGGGCCGTCGTCGTCGCGCTCACGCTCTACAACGGCTCGGTCATCGCCGAGCTGCTGCGCTCGGGCGTGGTGAGCCTGCCCCGCGGCCAGCGGGAGGCGGCGCTGACGATCGGCCTGCGCCACGGGCAGTCGCTGCGCCTGGTCGAGCTGCCCCAGGCGATGCTCGCCATGCTGCCGTCGATGGTCAGCCAGCTCGTCGTCATCCTCAAGGACTCGGCGCTCGGCTACATCATCACCTACACCGAGCTGCTGCGGGCCGCCCGGCTCGTCGGCAGCAACTTCGGCAACCTGCTGCCCGCGCTGCTCGTCGCGGCGGTGATCTTCATCCTCATCAACTGGATGCTCACGACGCTCGCGGAGCGTACGGCCTCCCGCATGCGCGCCCGCACGGCCGGGCCCGTCCGGGTCGGTGCGCCGTCGGCCGTCCCGCAGAGCGCGGGCGGGAGCCACTAA
- a CDS encoding amino acid ABC transporter permease, translating to MGEYLSGFAEVVTQYDVIGAFGSNLRLTLFSGLAALVIGVVLAAMRVSPAPSLRLAGAAYVTLVRNTPLTLVVVFCSLVLWGQLDIQLVSRDQAGWLEVNSFRLAVLGLAAYTGAFVCEALRSGVNTVPVGQAEAARAIGLGFTDSMRLIILPQAFRGSVAPLGNTLIALTKNTTVAQAAGVFQASSVMNTMIEFHPQYIVAIFLTFALGFIVIVLPMGLLATYVSRKAAVRR from the coding sequence ATGGGCGAGTACCTCTCGGGGTTCGCCGAGGTCGTCACGCAGTACGACGTGATCGGCGCGTTCGGCTCCAACCTCCGGCTCACCCTCTTCTCGGGGCTGGCCGCCCTGGTCATCGGCGTGGTCCTCGCGGCCATGCGGGTCAGCCCCGCGCCGAGCCTGCGCCTGGCGGGCGCCGCGTACGTCACGCTCGTGCGCAACACCCCGCTCACCCTCGTCGTCGTCTTCTGCTCCCTCGTCCTGTGGGGGCAGCTCGACATCCAGCTCGTCAGCCGTGACCAGGCGGGCTGGCTCGAGGTCAACAGCTTCCGCCTCGCCGTGCTCGGCCTGGCGGCGTACACCGGCGCGTTCGTCTGCGAGGCGCTGCGCAGCGGCGTCAACACCGTCCCTGTCGGCCAGGCGGAGGCGGCCCGGGCGATCGGCCTCGGCTTCACCGACTCGATGCGCCTCATCATCCTGCCGCAGGCCTTCCGCGGCTCGGTGGCGCCGCTGGGCAACACGCTCATCGCGCTGACGAAGAACACGACCGTCGCCCAGGCGGCCGGGGTGTTCCAAGCCTCCTCGGTGATGAACACGATGATCGAGTTCCACCCGCAGTACATCGTCGCGATCTTCCTGACCTTCGCCCTCGGCTTCATCGTCATCGTCCTGCCGATGGGGCTGCTGGCCACCTACGTCTCCCGGAAGGCGGCGGTCCGCCGATGA
- a CDS encoding glutamate ABC transporter substrate-binding protein, with protein MRITRGTRIAALAAAGALMLAACGSDDGGSGSGDATTGGSTEGANGGDGITIGIKFDQPGLGLQEGSEFTGFDVDVARYVAGELGYTDDQITFVESPSAQRENMLQNNQVDMIFATYSITDDRKELVSFAGPYFVAGQDLLVRADETEITGPDTLDGKVLCSVEGSTSAERIREEYAEGVELYPTVGYSECVELLTAGTVDAVTTDDVILAGFAAQPQYEGQLKVVGNPFSEERYGIGLNKDSDLCEDINAAVEKMVADGDWERILAENVGDSFTPDASLNPPTELEACS; from the coding sequence ATGAGAATCACACGAGGAACCCGAATCGCGGCACTGGCTGCGGCGGGCGCGCTCATGCTCGCCGCCTGCGGCAGCGACGACGGCGGCAGCGGGAGCGGCGACGCGACCACCGGCGGCTCGACCGAGGGCGCGAACGGTGGTGACGGCATCACCATCGGCATCAAGTTCGACCAGCCCGGCCTCGGGCTCCAGGAGGGCAGCGAGTTCACCGGCTTCGACGTCGACGTCGCGCGGTACGTGGCGGGTGAGCTCGGCTACACCGACGACCAGATCACCTTCGTCGAGTCCCCCTCCGCCCAGCGCGAGAACATGCTGCAGAACAACCAGGTCGACATGATCTTCGCGACGTACTCGATCACCGACGACCGCAAGGAGCTCGTCTCCTTCGCCGGCCCGTACTTCGTCGCCGGCCAGGACCTCCTCGTGCGCGCCGACGAGACCGAGATCACCGGCCCGGACACCCTCGACGGCAAGGTGCTGTGCTCCGTCGAGGGCTCGACGTCCGCCGAGCGGATCCGCGAGGAGTACGCCGAGGGCGTGGAGCTCTACCCGACCGTCGGCTACTCCGAGTGCGTCGAGCTCCTCACCGCCGGCACGGTCGACGCGGTCACCACCGACGACGTCATCCTCGCCGGCTTCGCGGCCCAGCCGCAGTACGAGGGCCAGCTCAAGGTCGTCGGCAACCCGTTCTCCGAGGAGCGCTACGGCATCGGCCTCAACAAGGACTCCGACCTGTGCGAGGACATCAACGCCGCGGTCGAGAAGATGGTCGCCGACGGCGACTGGGAGCGGATCCTCGCCGAGAACGTCGGCGACTCCTTCACCCCGGACGCCTCGCTCAACCCGCCCACCGAGCTCGAAGCCTGCAGCTGA
- a CDS encoding ATP-dependent helicase: MVADVLAGFSAPTRAWFAGAFAAPTAAQTGAWEAVRAGDHALVVAPTGSGKTLSAFLWSVDRLLTGEDPPPERRARVVYVSPLKALAADVERNLRSPLVGITRAAAASGTPLRDVTVGVRTGDTPPAERRALATRPPDILITTPESLYLVLTSAAREGLRGVETVILDEVHAVAGTKRGAHLAVTLERLDALLPRPAQRIGLSATVRPVEAVARFLSGARTPDEGGRPVRIVRPEVAKELQIDVVVPVPDLSDLPEAPSEPAAEPDLSGSAAGRLPGPHRASIWPHVEERLVDLITTHRSTIVFANSRRGAERLAARVNEVWAERTRPADAESGPASSADAWAAQVPGQSGTASPAADGELARAHHGSMSREERTRIETALKSGTLPAVIATSTLELGIDMGTVDLVVQVGAPPSVASALQRIGRAGHQVGALSRGVVLPTHRGDLLASSVTSVRAQEGAIEALHVVSNPLDVLAQQVVAMLAVDDWSVDELAALVRRSAPFESLGDASLHAVLDMLSGRYPSEEFAELRPRVVWDRAAGTLTARPGALRLATTSGGTIPDRGLYGVFLAATATQDGDGVTSAGRGGRRVGELDEEMVFESRVGDTFTLGSSTWRIEDITPDRVLVSPAPGQPGRLPFWKGDSPGRPVELGRALGAFVRTTAALPTDEAHARLAAQGLDEWARDNLLGYLYEQREHAHLSDDRTIVLERFRDELGDWRVVIHSPFGSRVHTPWALVLSARLRERLGMDVAAMPADDGIVLRLPDVGPEGGELPIAAEDLLLEPDEVTGLVVEGLAGSAHFASRFREAAARALLLPRRRPDRRQPLWQQRHRAAQLLGVAVDHPDFPIVLEAVRECLQDDFDTPALAEVMAQVARRDLRVVEVSTPTPSPFARSLLMGYVGQFLYDGDAPAAERRAAALTLDPRLLAELIGPGATELADLLEPTALADIEEEVGLRRHPAGDLEAVADLVRRLGPVTGADVAARCAPPTSAGEWLAELETARRVIRVTVGGQERWAAIEDAGRLRDALGVALPVGLPEGVLEPVADPLGDLVRRYARTHGPFRAEEPAAHLGLGTAAIAPVLRRLTAASALVTGRLRPGSETGDQYCDAEVLRRIRRRSLAVLRAEVEAVPATTLGAFLPRWQQVATAGSGPAALASVVDQLAGARVPASALESLVLPARVSGYRGALLDELTTAGEVLWCGAGALPGVDGYLVLAPADSPELLPPAQEVADDPLQHTLLEVLAGGGQFFRELLAACREQDAMVSTDRVLDALWELAWGGHVTNDSLAPVRARLSGGRPAHHSARRPPRASGALSRRRSLVAAAAGSRPGGPLPPAAAGRWSLVPRAGGNATAVLAQVAALLERHGVLTRGAVGLEDLPGGFATAYPVLTRLEDAGKVRRGYLVEGLGAAQFALPECVDLLRDAARRASPTPLLLAATDPANPYGAALPWPDATAEGARPRRAAGSVVVLVGGELCLYVERGGRTLLSFTTDPARLEVAAGELARTAARGTLGRLTLHRVDGEPALGAGGPVRAALQEAGFFATPRGLRLREDGPARRAADGAARA, translated from the coding sequence ATGGTGGCAGACGTGTTGGCCGGGTTCTCCGCCCCGACGCGCGCCTGGTTCGCCGGCGCCTTCGCCGCGCCCACCGCCGCCCAGACCGGCGCCTGGGAGGCGGTGCGCGCCGGGGACCACGCCCTCGTCGTCGCCCCGACCGGCTCGGGCAAGACGCTCTCGGCGTTCCTGTGGTCGGTCGATCGCCTCCTCACCGGGGAGGATCCCCCGCCCGAGCGGCGCGCCCGTGTCGTCTACGTCTCCCCGCTCAAGGCCCTCGCCGCGGACGTCGAGCGCAACCTGCGCTCCCCCCTCGTCGGCATCACCCGGGCGGCGGCCGCATCCGGCACCCCGCTGCGCGACGTCACGGTGGGCGTGCGCACGGGCGACACCCCACCCGCGGAGCGCCGCGCCCTGGCCACCCGGCCGCCGGACATCCTCATCACCACCCCGGAGTCGCTCTACCTCGTCCTCACCTCCGCAGCGCGCGAGGGGCTGCGCGGGGTGGAGACGGTCATCCTCGACGAGGTCCACGCCGTGGCCGGCACCAAGCGCGGGGCGCACCTCGCGGTCACCCTCGAGCGGCTCGACGCCCTCCTGCCGCGCCCGGCGCAGCGGATCGGGCTCTCGGCCACGGTGCGTCCGGTCGAGGCGGTGGCGCGCTTCCTCTCCGGTGCCCGCACCCCGGACGAGGGCGGTCGCCCGGTCCGCATCGTGCGCCCGGAGGTCGCCAAGGAGCTGCAGATCGACGTCGTCGTCCCCGTCCCCGACCTGTCCGACCTGCCCGAGGCACCGAGCGAGCCCGCGGCGGAGCCGGACCTGTCGGGCTCCGCCGCCGGCCGCCTGCCCGGACCGCACCGCGCCTCGATCTGGCCGCACGTCGAGGAACGCCTCGTCGACCTCATCACCACCCACCGCTCGACCATCGTCTTCGCCAACTCACGGCGCGGAGCCGAGCGCCTCGCCGCACGGGTCAACGAGGTCTGGGCCGAGCGCACCCGGCCCGCCGACGCGGAGAGCGGGCCCGCGAGCTCGGCCGACGCCTGGGCCGCCCAGGTCCCCGGGCAGTCGGGGACGGCCTCGCCGGCCGCCGACGGAGAGCTCGCCCGGGCCCACCACGGCTCGATGAGCCGCGAGGAGCGCACCCGCATCGAGACGGCGCTGAAGTCCGGCACCCTGCCCGCCGTCATCGCCACCTCCACCCTCGAGCTCGGCATCGACATGGGCACGGTCGACCTCGTCGTCCAGGTCGGTGCCCCGCCGTCGGTGGCCTCGGCGCTCCAGCGCATCGGGCGGGCCGGGCACCAGGTCGGGGCGCTGTCCCGCGGCGTCGTCCTGCCCACCCACCGCGGTGACCTCCTCGCGTCCTCGGTGACCTCCGTGCGGGCCCAGGAGGGGGCGATCGAGGCGCTGCACGTCGTGAGCAACCCGCTCGACGTCCTCGCCCAGCAGGTCGTGGCGATGCTCGCCGTGGACGACTGGTCGGTCGACGAGCTCGCCGCCCTCGTGCGGCGCAGCGCCCCGTTCGAGTCACTCGGGGACGCCTCCCTCCACGCGGTCCTCGACATGCTCTCCGGCCGCTACCCCAGCGAGGAGTTCGCCGAGCTGCGTCCGCGCGTCGTGTGGGACCGCGCCGCGGGCACGCTCACCGCGCGGCCGGGCGCGCTGCGGCTGGCGACGACGAGCGGGGGCACCATCCCCGACCGTGGCCTGTACGGCGTCTTCCTCGCCGCCACCGCGACCCAGGACGGCGACGGCGTCACCTCCGCGGGTCGGGGCGGGCGCCGGGTGGGCGAGCTCGACGAGGAGATGGTCTTCGAGTCGCGCGTCGGCGACACCTTCACCCTCGGGTCGAGCACGTGGCGCATCGAGGACATCACCCCCGACCGGGTCCTCGTCTCCCCCGCCCCCGGCCAGCCCGGGCGGCTGCCGTTCTGGAAGGGCGACTCCCCCGGGCGGCCCGTCGAGCTCGGCCGGGCGCTGGGCGCGTTCGTCCGCACGACCGCGGCGCTGCCCACCGACGAGGCGCACGCCAGGCTCGCGGCGCAGGGCCTGGACGAGTGGGCGCGGGACAACCTCCTCGGCTACCTGTACGAGCAGCGCGAGCACGCCCACCTGAGCGACGACCGCACGATCGTCCTCGAGCGCTTCCGCGACGAGCTCGGCGACTGGCGCGTGGTCATCCACTCCCCCTTCGGCTCCCGGGTCCACACCCCGTGGGCGCTCGTGCTGTCCGCGCGGCTGCGTGAGCGGCTCGGGATGGACGTCGCCGCCATGCCGGCCGACGACGGCATCGTCCTGCGCCTGCCCGACGTCGGCCCCGAGGGCGGGGAGCTGCCGATCGCTGCCGAGGACCTCCTCCTCGAGCCCGACGAGGTCACCGGCCTGGTCGTCGAGGGGCTCGCCGGCTCGGCGCACTTCGCCTCGCGGTTCCGCGAGGCCGCCGCCCGCGCGCTCCTCCTGCCGCGCCGGCGCCCCGACCGCCGCCAGCCGCTGTGGCAGCAGCGCCACCGCGCCGCCCAGCTGCTCGGCGTGGCGGTCGACCACCCCGACTTCCCCATCGTGCTCGAGGCGGTTCGTGAGTGCCTCCAGGACGACTTCGACACCCCGGCGCTGGCCGAGGTCATGGCGCAGGTGGCCCGGCGCGACCTGCGCGTCGTCGAGGTCTCCACCCCCACCCCCTCACCCTTCGCGCGCAGCCTGCTCATGGGCTACGTCGGGCAGTTCCTCTACGACGGCGACGCCCCCGCCGCCGAACGCCGCGCCGCCGCCCTCACCCTCGACCCGCGCCTGCTCGCCGAGCTCATCGGCCCGGGTGCCACCGAGCTCGCCGACCTCCTCGAGCCGACCGCCCTGGCGGACATCGAGGAGGAGGTGGGGCTGCGCCGCCACCCCGCCGGCGACCTCGAGGCCGTCGCCGACCTCGTGCGCCGCCTCGGTCCGGTCACCGGCGCCGACGTCGCCGCCCGGTGCGCCCCGCCCACGTCCGCCGGGGAGTGGCTCGCCGAGCTCGAGACGGCCCGGCGCGTCATCCGCGTCACCGTCGGCGGCCAGGAACGGTGGGCGGCGATCGAGGACGCCGGCCGGCTGCGTGACGCCCTCGGGGTGGCCCTGCCCGTCGGCCTGCCGGAGGGCGTGCTCGAGCCCGTCGCCGACCCGCTCGGTGACCTCGTCCGTCGCTACGCCCGCACGCACGGCCCCTTCCGCGCCGAGGAGCCGGCCGCCCACCTCGGGCTGGGGACCGCCGCGATCGCCCCGGTCCTGCGGCGGCTGACGGCGGCCTCCGCCCTCGTCACCGGACGCCTGCGCCCGGGCTCGGAGACCGGCGACCAGTACTGCGACGCCGAGGTGCTGCGCCGCATCCGCCGCCGCAGCCTCGCCGTGCTGCGTGCGGAGGTCGAGGCCGTGCCGGCGACCACCCTCGGGGCCTTCCTCCCACGCTGGCAGCAGGTCGCCACCGCCGGCAGCGGCCCCGCGGCGCTCGCCTCGGTGGTCGACCAGCTCGCCGGGGCCAGGGTCCCGGCCTCCGCCCTGGAGTCCCTCGTCCTGCCGGCGCGGGTCAGTGGCTACCGCGGCGCGCTCCTCGACGAGCTCACCACCGCGGGTGAGGTCCTGTGGTGCGGCGCCGGCGCGCTGCCCGGCGTCGACGGCTACCTCGTGCTCGCCCCCGCCGACAGCCCCGAGCTGCTGCCTCCCGCCCAGGAGGTGGCGGACGACCCGCTCCAGCACACCCTCCTCGAGGTGCTCGCCGGGGGCGGGCAGTTCTTCCGCGAGCTGCTCGCCGCCTGCCGCGAGCAGGACGCCATGGTGAGCACCGACCGGGTGCTCGACGCGCTGTGGGAGCTCGCCTGGGGCGGCCACGTGACCAACGACTCCCTCGCCCCCGTCCGCGCCCGGCTCTCCGGCGGCCGCCCGGCCCACCACTCCGCGCGCCGGCCGCCTCGGGCCAGCGGCGCGCTCTCCCGGCGTCGCTCGCTCGTCGCCGCGGCCGCCGGGTCCAGGCCGGGCGGGCCGCTACCGCCCGCCGCGGCCGGGCGCTGGTCCCTCGTCCCCCGCGCCGGCGGGAACGCCACGGCCGTCCTCGCGCAGGTCGCGGCGCTGCTCGAGCGGCACGGCGTGCTCACCCGGGGCGCGGTCGGCCTGGAGGACCTCCCCGGCGGATTCGCCACCGCCTACCCCGTGCTCACCCGGCTCGAGGACGCCGGGAAGGTCCGCCGCGGCTACCTCGTCGAAGGGCTGGGCGCGGCCCAGTTCGCCCTCCCCGAGTGCGTCGACCTGCTGCGCGACGCCGCCCGGCGCGCCTCGCCCACGCCTCTGCTCCTCGCCGCGACCGACCCGGCCAACCCGTACGGTGCCGCGCTCCCCTGGCCCGACGCCACGGCGGAGGGCGCCCGCCCGCGCCGTGCGGCGGGCTCGGTCGTCGTCCTCGTCGGCGGCGAGCTGTGCCTCTACGTCGAGCGAGGCGGGCGCACCCTGCTCTCCTTCACCACCGACCCCGCCCGCCTGGAGGTCGCGGCCGGCGAGCTCGCCCGCACCGCCGCACGCGGGACGCTCGGCCGTCTCACCCTCCACCGGGTCGACGGTGAGCCCGCGCTCGGCGCCGGCGGCCCGGTCCGCGCCGCCCTCCAGGAGGCGGGCTTCTTCGCCACCCCCCGCGGCCTGCGGCTCCGTGAGGACGGGCCGGCCCGGCGCGCGGCGGACGGAGCAGCACGTGCCTGA